The Cucurbita pepo subsp. pepo cultivar mu-cu-16 unplaced genomic scaffold, ASM280686v2 Cp4.1_scaffold000495, whole genome shotgun sequence genome includes the window attgtatttgaaaattatattttgtgtGACAAATTCTCTTCTTTGCCCCTCCTCTCTTCAATTAGtcaactaaacaaaataaaacagcaaacaaaattaaataataaataatatatatatatatatatatatatatttaagaaaattgcAATAAAGGGGATTGCCTTCTTTCCATATCTCCCATTTTACCAATATTTGCACTTCCCataacctgaaaaataaaatcaatgaGAATAAATggtcataattattttattttttctatgttgttgaaatttaatttaaaaatgaatattacatTATCCGTCAAATTCCTCTCACTACCCTATTCTCGTTCCGCCCTATAAACGCTATGGAGCATAATGATTGTAGCTGAAAATTATAAATCGTCCCCTTTCAAGTTAGGGAGGTAATAGGGTCGGATATTTTGAAAGAGTATTTCTCGATCGATCTTATAAATTCTCAATTCGCTCGTCCATTCAAATTAGTATTTACATAgctaatataaataaaacattttaaacttagaatattaaaaaatggaggggcaaacttgtaatttaaagACTCACTTGGATCCACCGTGGTTAGATCGCCCGTTTGTTGAAAATCGCAATCTGAATCGTTCCCGTCTGTTGCTTGAAAGTACGCGTTCATGACGTAAGCAGCATGGGCTCGGACCGTATTGGGAAGAAAACACGGCCCATTTTCTTGAATCGGCCCACAATCCAAGCCCAGCCCACAAACGTAATCGATGTTTCTTTGCAAGGCCTCGGAGTCGGCCTCGGTTTTGGGCAGGCACCATGTTTTACCATCAGCCactgggcttgggcttgggcttgggccttTTGGTGTGGGTTCTGGGCCGTGATGGGCTCTCGGTGTAGACGACTGGGCCTGTTAGATCCAAGTCGACAACAAACCAATCAACCAACATGTAACGATCATGATTATCAAAAACGTTTTAGGATGGGTTCGGGCTGTGGCAGCTACCGTGGGCCGGAGAATCCCAATCTCATAAACCGGACTCAGATCCGGTTCAAAAAGACCAAAGTTTCTCTCACCGACTGGACCGGGCTTCAGATTTTCGTTAAACAGAGCGAAAATGTACGTCTCGAAGGTCCGGTTCGGCATTAGCGGCGTGCCCACCCCTGATACGACATGTCGCAAGAGATTCCCGTTGTAATCGGCGGCTTCTTTTGGGCCAACGCCAATTTGGGCCGGGTCACCCTTAGAGGGCCAGCCCGTTTCGGCAATAACAATATCCAGATCCGCAAAGCCCAAGCTTTTCATGGCGGAATAAACAGCGTCCAATTGAGCGTCCAACATGTTGGTGTATAAAATCCCTGAATCTGAATCGTACACGCCAGGGTTTGGCCGGAAGAGAGCGTAATCTAGGGTTTCGGCGGTGGTGCCGAAGAATGGGTATGGATTCACCATTAGCGGCGAGTTTGTTTCTCTCAGGAAGCTCAGCATCGGCTTTATTACGTGCGTGTCGTAGCCTTGCCGGAATCTTGCAGTGGACGGCGGGCTTGAGTTCGACAAGATTCCGAGTGAATGTGGCGTCGAGACTTGAATCCGGCGGCTCAATGAGGCTTCGGAGAGGGCTGTGTGGAGGCTCTGCATCGCCGGGACGAGATTCGCGATGAGCATTTTGTTGGCGGTGGACAAGACTTCGTTGCCGACTAGAATGCGTATGATGTCAGTGGCAGGTACGTAGGGTTGGACGTTGAATTTGATCCATTCTTCTGCGAAATTTGGCTTTACTAAGCGGGGGATTTGATCATTGGGGACTGTGATGGTTACTGAGATGCGTGTATGAGCGAAAGCTCTTAAGATGTCCGGATTGGCATCGAACAGTCTGATGCGGTCGATAATGGTGGAATCCAAGAGGAATTCCGCAACCTTAGACGGCAGAGGGAGATTGTCAGCCAACGTTCCATAATTGACTCCGATGGATCCACCTTTAGCTGatgaacaaatgaaaaggtaattgaaattttgaagctgaGATAACAATGAACAGACAGATAATCACATAATACTGTGTGCCATTTAATTACCTTGGATGTGGAGGAGTGtagggagaagaagaagaagcaaagtCGCAGCAATTGAAGTGTAAGCACGAAGAAGGCGCGAGAGAGCGAAAGAGGAAGCCATTGGTGAAGAAAGCGAGAAGAGTGAATTGAGGGTGGCATTGGCCATTGCTGAAGAAGTAACATTTTGATGCTTTGCTTTGCGATTGGGGAGAATCGTATGTTCTTGGTAATACACTTCAAGCTTGTTCTTCTTAGAGAGCTTTATTTGCTTTTGAATCTGTTCTCtattaatttctctttttttttccttcccctTTTAGTAATAAATGACAAAATCTATGCTTGTTTTGATGTGTTCaagtataattaatattagggttttctttaaaaatgtttgattGATAGAACAAGTGATGGTTTTATGCAAATTTTTTCCCCAAATATGATCAATCTTGCCTTTTTCTACAAGCAAAATAAATAGCCTTTTCTTGTCAGTGTGGAGAAGGAACCTGACAAACAGTTGCTACAAGTTtgattagttaattaattattgaaaagtATGATTATGGTTTTTACTAATACCTTTTATTCATATAAACTTCATACCACTGCTAGCTATTATATCTTCTTAAATGGTCAATTTCTTCGAACATCGAAATTTTTTATTGCTGTCGGTTCATGCTTTCTgtggaaaatcaaaaaaattagGTAGTGGGGGAAGTCTGTTGCCACtatactataaaaaaaattaggtagTGGGGGAGACTTTACAACTatactataaaataaaaaaaaaattaggttggGACTCTCACGTCAAGCAAAGTGAACATCTGGGCACGCAAATGCCAATGTACAAGAATGTAGAATGTCAAGAAGCGATCAGAATGCCACCATATGACATGTTCATCTGGCCACTTGAAAGTCAATATTAGAAGGATGTAGAATGTCTTGAAGCATGAAGCGCATGTCCATCTTACCACTCGAAAGTCAATATAGAAGAACTTCATGAAGCCATCAAGAGTTCACCATATGACATGTCCATCTGGCCACTCGAAAGTCAATATAGAAGAATGTCATGAAGCGATAAGGAGGACACCATATGACATGTCCATCTGGCCACTCGAAAGTCAATATAGAAGAATGTCATGAAGCTATCAAGAGGACACGATCTAACATGTCCTTTAAAGAGGAGATGAGAAGACATAATCAAGATAAGGGCAAGAGTGTCACAGATATGCTCGTTGAAGGGTCGGGTAGGACTCCAAATTTTAACCTCGAACGTCGGGGTTCTGAAGGAAATTTGGGCATGCGGTTTTGGAGTCGAGTACGTTCATAAGAAATATGGAAGTTATCCTAATTTAGTGTCAATTGGACATCGGGTAGACGCCACGACACcatatatttgtttatcaACATTATGTCTACACTCTCCAATTTGGATATACCTCATAATTTACTACACTAGGATGTGATTAGTTGTCAATTTTTCTTATCgaagttatatgctatcaaaaccgttaaaagtttttgaatgaaattgcATCAATTTCCCTCATACCGTCTAGTTCTAGATACGTCACCTTGAGTTCTTGGACCAATATTCACTAATAAGTCTTATGATCGTCAACATACACAATTGAAGATTACACAATTGAAGATTACACAATTGAAGATTACACAATTGAAGATTACACAATTGAAGATTACACAATTGAAGATCACACAATTGAAGATTACACAATTGAAGATCGGGGAATAACAAATGTTTCTAAgattctaaaaaagaaaaattaggggAAGGAAGgaacaaaattgaaggtttGGATGAAACGAAGAAAGGGGAAAATTCAagttaaattgaaaattagaaattagagGATGATTAGCAGCAGCCAGATTAATTTTGTCATGTAGATAAGATCATGAAGCTTTGAATTGGTCTTCTTAATCTAATTTTAGGatgtttaaattgaaattgaaacgaAGAATTTGAAAGGCTCTTGACGATCATTCTCCTCTGTCTTCGCTGATTTTCTCTCCGTGTTTTTACAGACCATCCAAGGCAGGTTACAACGAATCCGCCATAGCCATGGAGAATCAGAGCAGCGCCTGTCTGTCCTACGAGAAGCTTAACGGCGTCGCCACCTGGCTCGGCACCAGCGTCGCCTCCGCCTTCTTCGCCTCTCTCGAGCGCTGTTCCTGCATCAATCTCTCAACCTCCGACGACCATGAAGATCCCGATGAGGCTCACGATCGCCCTCTCATGTACTGCACTTCCACTTCTTCCTCTGTCATTCGCAGCTTCGAACCGCTTCCTCCGCCGGTCAATGACGTTGCCAATCTCCCCGTCTGAGCGTCGTTCTCCATGGATCTGAGGTCGATttcaaattaggttttcttCAGATTTGTCGCGGGATccgaatgtttttttttttcttctctttttttaatcttcttttttgttctatgtgttccttttcctttttctatcCCTTTCCCTTGCTCGCTCTGGGATTGAGGATTATGcgttgaatttcttttcttcgtTTGT containing:
- the LOC111785451 gene encoding glucan endo-1,3-beta-glucosidase-like; translated protein: MANATLNSLFSLSSPMASSFALSRLLRAYTSIAATLLLLLLPTLLHIQAKGGSIGVNYGTLADNLPLPSKVAEFLLDSTIIDRIRLFDANPDILRAFAHTRISVTITVPNDQIPRLVKPNFAEEWIKFNVQPYVPATDIIRILVGNEVLSTANKMLIANLVPAMQSLHTALSEASLSRRIQVSTPHSLGILSNSSPPSTARFRQGYDTHVIKPMLSFLRETNSPLMVNPYPFFGTTAETLDYALFRPNPGVYDSDSGILYTNMLDAQLDAVYSAMKSLGFADLDIVIAETGWPSKGDPAQIGVGPKEAADYNGNLLRHVVSGVGTPLMPNRTFETYIFALFNENLKPGPVGERNFGLFEPDLSPVYEIGILRPTAQSSTPRAHHGPEPTPKGPSPSPSPVADGKTWCLPKTEADSEALQRNIDYVCGLGLDCGPIQENGPCFLPNTVRAHAAYVMNAYFQATDGNDSDCDFQQTGDLTTVDPSYGKCKYW
- the LOC111785453 gene encoding uncharacterized protein LOC111785453; this translates as MENQSSACLSYEKLNGVATWLGTSVASAFFASLERCSCINLSTSDDHEDPDEAHDRPLMYCTSTSSSVIRSFEPLPPPVNDVANLPV